The Pseudomonas sp. G2-4 genome window below encodes:
- a CDS encoding DUF2388 domain-containing protein: MRFYSNLFIASFFSVFCWSVPARAFDVSTQQVVVSGYATSMVTSAPFDHKLIVAAHDDAAAFIASDGQLRGAQLESALDYLRRTRPKLHVSDLELAQAILVQ, translated from the coding sequence ATGCGTTTTTACTCAAATCTGTTCATCGCATCTTTCTTTAGCGTTTTCTGCTGGTCTGTCCCGGCCCGTGCCTTCGATGTGTCCACCCAGCAAGTGGTGGTCAGCGGCTATGCCACGAGCATGGTGACCTCCGCGCCCTTCGACCATAAACTGATCGTCGCCGCTCACGATGACGCGGCGGCATTCATCGCCAGTGACGGGCAGCTACGAGGGGCACAACTGGAGTCGGCCCTGGATTACCTACGCCGGACCCGGCCAAAACTTCACGTCAGCGACCTTGAACTGGCACAAGCAATTCTCGTCCAATAG
- a CDS encoding acetyl-CoA hydrolase/transferase family protein: protein MYRDRIRLPSLLDKVMSAAEAALLIQDGMTVGMSGFTRAGEAKAVPHALAERAKVTPLKISLMTGASLGNDLDKELTEAGVLARRMPFQVDSTLRKAINAGEVMFIDQHLSETVEQMRNAQLKLPDIAVIEAVAITEQGHIVPTTSVGNSASFAIFARQVIVEINLAHNPNLEGLHDIYIPTYRPTRTPIPLVKVDDRIGSSAIPIPPEKIAAIVITNQTDSPSTVLPPDSDTQAIADHLIEFFKQEVAAGRMTNKLGPLQAGIGNIANAVMCGLIDSPFEDLTMYSEVLQDSTFDLIDAGKLSFASGSSITLSARRNTDVFGNLEKYKDKLVLRPQEISNHPEVVRRLGIIAINTALEFDLYGNVNSTHVCGTRMMNGIGGSGDFARNAHLAIFVTKSIAKGGAISSVVPMVSHVDHTEHDVDILVTEIGLADLRGLAPRERARVVIDNCVHPSYRQALNEYFEAACLLGGHTPHILRDALSWHLNLEETGRMLAV from the coding sequence ATGTACCGTGACCGCATCCGCTTGCCTTCGTTGTTGGATAAAGTGATGAGCGCTGCCGAAGCAGCCTTGTTGATTCAGGACGGCATGACCGTCGGCATGAGCGGCTTTACCCGCGCCGGTGAAGCGAAAGCGGTCCCCCACGCCCTGGCCGAGCGCGCCAAGGTCACTCCGCTGAAAATCAGCCTGATGACCGGCGCAAGTCTGGGTAACGATCTGGACAAGGAGCTCACCGAAGCCGGCGTGCTGGCGCGACGCATGCCCTTTCAGGTCGACAGCACGCTGCGCAAGGCGATCAACGCAGGCGAGGTGATGTTCATTGACCAGCATCTCTCGGAAACCGTCGAGCAAATGCGCAACGCCCAGCTCAAGCTGCCCGACATTGCTGTAATCGAAGCAGTGGCCATCACCGAGCAGGGTCATATCGTGCCGACCACCTCAGTGGGTAATTCGGCCAGTTTTGCTATCTTCGCCAGGCAGGTGATCGTAGAAATCAATCTGGCGCATAACCCAAACCTGGAAGGGTTGCACGACATCTATATCCCGACCTACCGCCCGACCCGCACGCCGATTCCCCTGGTAAAGGTCGACGACCGTATTGGCAGCTCCGCAATCCCGATTCCGCCGGAAAAAATAGCCGCTATCGTCATTACCAACCAAACCGACTCGCCTTCGACAGTCTTGCCACCGGACAGCGATACCCAGGCCATCGCCGATCATTTGATCGAATTCTTCAAGCAGGAAGTCGCGGCTGGGCGCATGACCAACAAGCTCGGACCGCTGCAGGCCGGTATCGGCAATATCGCCAACGCCGTGATGTGCGGGCTGATCGACTCCCCCTTCGAAGACCTGACCATGTACTCCGAGGTACTGCAAGACTCCACGTTCGATCTGATCGACGCTGGCAAACTGAGCTTTGCCTCGGGCAGCTCCATCACGCTGTCAGCTCGACGCAATACCGATGTCTTTGGAAATCTGGAAAAGTACAAAGACAAACTGGTCCTGCGTCCGCAGGAGATCTCAAACCATCCCGAGGTGGTACGCCGCCTGGGCATCATTGCCATCAACACGGCTCTGGAGTTCGACCTGTATGGCAACGTCAACTCCACCCATGTCTGCGGCACGCGGATGATGAACGGCATTGGCGGTTCGGGAGATTTCGCCCGAAATGCGCACTTGGCGATTTTTGTTACCAAGTCGATCGCCAAGGGCGGTGCGATTTCCAGTGTCGTGCCGATGGTCAGCCACGTGGACCATACCGAGCACGATGTCGACATCTTGGTGACCGAGATCGGCCTGGCCGATTTGCGCGGCCTGGCACCGCGGGAGCGGGCTCGCGTGGTCATTGATAACTGCGTACATCCTTCCTACCGCCAGGCATTGAATGAGTACTTTGAAGCGGCGTGCCTTTTGGGTGGACATACACCGCACATCCTGCGCGATGCACTGAGTTGGCACCTGAACCTGGAAGAAACCGGGCGCATGTTGGCCGTCTGA
- a CDS encoding DUF2388 domain-containing protein — protein sequence MNRLRLLSAAALLAVASQSNASSFIVTTDSIVGALKATSDVTSDATSSLRDNKIVQAARDDAASFVASEGAIRGVKLESALDYIRQQAPQLNATDAQLAQAILVI from the coding sequence ATGAACCGTCTTCGTCTGCTCAGCGCCGCCGCCCTGCTGGCCGTAGCCTCCCAGTCCAATGCCAGCAGCTTCATCGTCACCACCGACTCCATCGTGGGCGCACTCAAGGCCACATCCGATGTCACCTCCGATGCCACCTCGTCGTTGCGGGACAATAAAATCGTCCAGGCCGCCCGTGATGACGCCGCCAGCTTCGTGGCCAGCGAAGGCGCCATCCGTGGTGTGAAACTGGAAAGCGCCCTGGATTACATCCGCCAGCAAGCGCCGCAGCTCAATGCCACCGACGCGCAGTTGGCCCAGGCCATCCTGGTTATTTGA
- a CDS encoding DUF1127 domain-containing protein — protein sequence MERTLSSELFFEDKAEKNQASLPLRVIANLMLWQRRIASRHQLARLDSRLLADAGISEAQRYEELSKPFWR from the coding sequence ATGGAACGTACACTCAGTTCCGAGCTGTTTTTCGAAGACAAAGCTGAAAAAAACCAGGCTTCCCTGCCTCTTCGCGTTATCGCTAACCTGATGCTGTGGCAGCGCCGCATCGCCAGCCGCCACCAATTGGCTCGTCTGGATTCGCGCCTGCTGGCTGACGCCGGTATCAGCGAAGCACAACGCTACGAAGAGCTGAGCAAGCCGTTCTGGCGCTAA
- a CDS encoding DUF2388 domain-containing protein gives MRSPLIAATLGLLVLADVAQAHTLVATSNIIVRASQRTIDFTSDTSTSIRDSKVVREAHDDAASFVASNGEIRGAHLEAAFDTLRTRVPEARDASDQVLAEAILAL, from the coding sequence ATGCGTAGCCCGCTGATTGCTGCCACCCTAGGCCTGCTGGTGTTGGCCGATGTGGCCCAGGCACATACCCTGGTAGCCACCAGTAACATCATCGTCCGTGCCTCCCAGCGCACGATCGATTTCACGTCCGACACCAGCACATCCATCCGTGATTCGAAAGTCGTCCGTGAAGCCCATGACGATGCCGCCAGTTTTGTCGCCAGCAATGGTGAAATTCGTGGCGCTCATCTCGAGGCTGCCTTCGACACCTTGCGCACTCGCGTGCCGGAAGCGCGCGACGCCAGTGACCAGGTTCTCGCCGAAGCCATCCTCGCATTGTGA